From a single Endozoicomonas euniceicola genomic region:
- a CDS encoding class I SAM-dependent DNA methyltransferase: MSISTTIKAIQDIMRKDVGVDGDAQRIGQLVWMLFLKIYDDREFEWELMDDHYRSPIPEHLRWRNWAKGSEGITGEDLKTFIDDDLFDGLQRLPNIAGDPRAAVIQSVFKDAYNYMKSGQLIREVINKIEVGIDFNKSRERHAFGDMYEQILKDLQSAGNAGEFYTPRAVTEFMVDRVDPQLAESVLDPACGTGGFLSCAIEHKRQRYVQTPEHEQVLQASIHGVEKKPLPHLLATTNMILHGIEVPSQIKHDNTLSKPHTDWSEKDRVNVIVANPPFGGTETDGIESNFPSQFRTRETADLFMWLFIHLLKDGGRAAVVLPDGFLFGDGMQARLKEKLLTECNLHTIVRLPKKVFAPYTDIATNLLFFTLNSAVNP, encoded by the coding sequence ATGTCGATCAGTACCACCATTAAAGCCATTCAGGACATTATGCGTAAAGACGTAGGGGTCGATGGTGATGCCCAGCGGATCGGCCAGCTGGTCTGGATGCTGTTTCTGAAAATATACGACGACCGCGAGTTTGAGTGGGAACTGATGGACGACCACTATCGTTCACCCATTCCCGAACACCTGCGCTGGCGCAACTGGGCAAAAGGCAGTGAAGGCATTACCGGTGAAGACCTGAAAACCTTTATCGACGACGACCTGTTCGATGGCCTGCAACGACTGCCCAACATTGCCGGTGATCCCCGTGCTGCGGTGATTCAGAGCGTCTTCAAAGATGCCTACAACTACATGAAGTCCGGCCAGCTGATCCGCGAGGTCATCAACAAAATCGAGGTAGGGATCGACTTCAATAAGTCCAGAGAGCGACACGCCTTTGGGGATATGTACGAACAGATTCTGAAAGACCTGCAAAGTGCCGGTAATGCCGGGGAGTTTTATACCCCCAGAGCCGTCACCGAATTTATGGTCGACCGGGTTGACCCGCAGCTGGCAGAGTCCGTACTGGACCCCGCCTGCGGCACCGGAGGTTTCCTTAGCTGCGCCATTGAACACAAACGCCAGCGTTACGTGCAGACACCGGAACATGAACAGGTGCTTCAGGCCAGCATTCACGGTGTTGAGAAAAAGCCCCTGCCCCACCTGCTGGCGACCACCAATATGATTCTCCACGGCATTGAAGTGCCGAGCCAGATCAAACACGACAACACTCTGTCTAAACCCCATACGGACTGGAGCGAAAAAGACCGGGTGAATGTGATTGTCGCCAATCCGCCGTTTGGTGGCACAGAAACCGATGGCATCGAAAGCAACTTCCCTTCGCAATTCCGAACACGGGAAACTGCCGATCTGTTTATGTGGCTGTTCATTCATCTGCTAAAAGACGGTGGTCGTGCAGCTGTGGTATTGCCCGATGGCTTTCTGTTTGGCGATGGCATGCAGGCCCGGCTGAAAGAAAAGCTGCTCACCGAATGCAACCTGCACACCATTGTGCGCCTGCCGAAAAAAGTCTTTGCTCCCTACACAGACATTGCCACTAACCTGCTGTTCTTTACCCTAAATTCAGCGGTTAACCCCTGA
- a CDS encoding transposase, with protein sequence MVRPPKPTPPKGELSEMEKDPLSVKLEVDSFDGKIHVEWEPEASVTPMGQLPFFIQFLKTGHRFEPWINDCPLTYKSPNAPQKVDVIGSLMLSILSGHKRYAHIGTIIGDKVNAQLLGMKKIVSDDSARRGLKKIDEDEGVEWMQKHLHLCFDPLLTIPWIMDVDVTVKTIYGHQEGAVNGYNPHKKGRPSHTYHSYMMANLKLILEVEVRPGNQSQSKYSLPGLMELLNRLPKRCWPEFVRGDCDWGSDRVMSELEDAGCHYLFKMKKHDNVKKAIGNAHCSGGWVKYDNHWEGKESVIKLSGWKKERRIIIVRRRRPENEIPMLEKGIKERQQTLALIEEPENIKAYEYSVLVTSLDNDIVSIINHYRNRADCENNFDEIKNQWGWGGYVTKDMARCRMLARMVALVYNWWTLYVRLSNPDSHKESITSRPLLMNSIGKLTHSGNQKKIKLTSQHRWMYKIAKLQSELCDFFDSIKSIAPQLNPINAWCRILTKAVSKFLKKGQVITMQPLIRSG encoded by the coding sequence ATGGTTCGACCACCAAAACCCACTCCCCCAAAGGGTGAGTTGTCTGAAATGGAAAAAGATCCCTTATCCGTCAAACTCGAAGTCGATTCTTTCGACGGTAAAATTCATGTCGAGTGGGAGCCTGAAGCATCGGTCACCCCAATGGGACAGCTTCCTTTTTTTATACAGTTTTTAAAAACAGGTCACCGATTTGAACCCTGGATTAACGATTGCCCACTAACTTATAAAAGCCCAAACGCCCCTCAAAAAGTGGATGTGATTGGCTCATTAATGCTTTCCATTCTTTCAGGACATAAACGCTATGCGCATATCGGAACAATTATTGGTGATAAAGTAAACGCTCAGTTGCTCGGGATGAAAAAAATTGTCAGCGATGATTCTGCCAGGCGTGGTTTAAAGAAGATTGACGAAGATGAAGGCGTTGAATGGATGCAAAAACACCTCCATCTCTGTTTTGATCCGTTATTAACCATTCCATGGATTATGGATGTTGATGTTACCGTGAAAACCATTTATGGGCATCAGGAAGGAGCGGTTAATGGCTATAACCCACATAAGAAAGGGAGACCCTCTCATACTTACCACTCATATATGATGGCTAATCTTAAATTAATACTGGAAGTTGAAGTCAGACCCGGAAATCAAAGTCAAAGTAAATACTCTTTACCCGGTTTAATGGAGCTATTAAATCGACTTCCAAAACGCTGCTGGCCTGAATTTGTTCGTGGTGATTGTGATTGGGGAAGTGACCGGGTAATGAGCGAATTGGAAGATGCTGGTTGTCATTATCTTTTTAAAATGAAGAAGCACGACAACGTTAAGAAAGCCATAGGGAATGCGCACTGTAGCGGAGGATGGGTAAAATACGACAACCATTGGGAGGGAAAAGAATCCGTAATTAAACTGTCAGGTTGGAAAAAAGAAAGACGCATAATTATTGTTCGAAGACGGCGTCCTGAAAATGAAATACCGATGTTGGAAAAAGGAATAAAAGAACGTCAACAAACGTTAGCATTAATAGAAGAGCCAGAAAATATAAAAGCTTACGAGTATTCGGTTCTGGTCACATCTCTTGATAATGATATAGTCTCGATCATTAATCATTATCGCAATAGGGCTGACTGTGAAAATAACTTTGATGAAATCAAAAACCAATGGGGCTGGGGCGGTTATGTAACAAAAGATATGGCAAGATGTCGAATGCTGGCCCGAATGGTTGCCTTGGTTTACAACTGGTGGACGCTATACGTTCGATTGAGTAATCCGGACTCCCATAAAGAATCAATTACCAGCCGTCCCTTATTAATGAATTCAATTGGCAAGCTGACCCACTCTGGCAACCAAAAGAAAATAAAGCTGACAAGCCAGCATCGATGGATGTATAAAATTGCGAAATTACAAAGTGAACTGTGTGATTTTTTTGATTCAATCAAAAGTATCGCACCGCAGTTGAATCCAATTAACGCATGGTGTCGTATTTTAACGAAAGCGGTCTCAAAATTTTTGAAAAAAGGGCAGGTTATTACGATGCAACCATTAATTCGATCGGGCTAA
- a CDS encoding restriction endonuclease subunit S produces the protein MTINGLTEHLELLTTTHTTRSSSGRGRGSKLELTGIKKLRELILELAVRGKLVPQNSDDEPASVLLERIAAEKARLVKEKKIKRQKPLPPVAEDEKPFDLPAGWEWARLGEIGRDWGQKKPDDDFTYLDVSAIDNSKGKIGSPKVLSANEAPSRARKQIAQGTVIYSTVRPYLQNICVVDKLFSPEAIASTAFAILHPLQQMSGEFFALYLRSPVFIRYVESVQTGIAYPAINDKQFFSGITPVPPHAEAFRIMDKVNELMTHCDQLEQDETDSITAHQALVDTMLTTLTDSKNAGELAENWSLVAQHFDTLFTTDHSIEQLKQTILQLAVMGRLVPQDASDEPASVLLERIATEKARLVKEKKIKRQKPLPAITDEEKPFELPEGWEWCRVWDIAELITSGSRGWAQHYSEEGAIFVTMGNLSRGSYDLRMNTVRYVTPPENSEGARTKLIANDLLISITGDVGNLGLIPEGFGDAYINQHTCLLRFMPECQNLFFPEVMRSPLARYQFDAPQRGIKNSFRLGDVGEMIIPIPPFTEQKRIVAKIKELMSLCNTLKSQIHQTQTTQQQLSSALVEQALA, from the coding sequence ATGACGATTAACGGCCTGACCGAACACCTGGAACTGCTGACCACCACCCACACTACCCGTTCATCCAGTGGCCGGGGGCGGGGCAGCAAGCTGGAACTGACCGGCATAAAGAAACTGCGGGAACTGATTCTGGAGCTGGCGGTGCGGGGCAAGCTGGTGCCGCAGAATTCTGATGATGAACCGGCTTCTGTCTTGCTGGAACGGATTGCGGCGGAGAAGGCGCGGCTGGTTAAAGAGAAGAAGATTAAAAGGCAGAAGCCGTTGCCGCCGGTTGCGGAGGATGAAAAACCATTTGATCTGCCTGCTGGTTGGGAGTGGGCAAGACTTGGTGAAATAGGACGAGACTGGGGGCAAAAAAAACCTGATGATGATTTCACCTACCTTGATGTTTCTGCAATAGATAATAGTAAGGGAAAAATTGGATCACCGAAGGTGTTATCTGCAAATGAGGCACCCTCACGTGCTCGAAAGCAGATTGCACAGGGAACAGTTATTTATTCAACGGTAAGACCCTATCTGCAAAATATATGTGTTGTTGATAAGCTTTTTTCTCCAGAAGCTATTGCAAGTACAGCGTTTGCAATTTTGCATCCATTGCAGCAAATGTCTGGTGAATTCTTTGCCTTATACCTGCGCAGCCCTGTATTTATAAGGTACGTGGAATCTGTTCAAACAGGCATTGCTTACCCTGCAATAAACGACAAGCAATTTTTTAGCGGCATAACCCCAGTTCCGCCCCATGCTGAAGCATTTCGCATCATGGATAAAGTCAACGAACTAATGACCCACTGCGACCAACTGGAGCAGGACGAAACCGACAGCATTACCGCCCACCAGGCACTGGTGGATACCATGCTCACCACCCTGACCGACAGCAAAAACGCCGGGGAACTGGCCGAAAACTGGTCGCTGGTGGCGCAGCACTTCGACACCCTGTTCACCACCGACCACAGCATTGAACAGCTCAAGCAAACCATCCTGCAATTAGCCGTAATGGGGCGACTGGTGCCACAGGACGCCAGCGATGAACCCGCTTCCGTACTGCTGGAACGAATTGCAACGGAGAAAGCCCGGCTAGTGAAAGAGAAGAAGATTAAGAGGCAGAAGCCATTGCCTGCCATTACGGATGAGGAAAAGCCGTTTGAGTTGCCGGAAGGGTGGGAGTGGTGTCGAGTCTGGGATATTGCAGAGTTGATCACTTCAGGCTCAAGAGGTTGGGCGCAACACTACTCGGAAGAAGGTGCCATCTTTGTGACGATGGGAAACTTATCCAGAGGTAGTTATGATTTGCGAATGAATACTGTTCGATACGTCACTCCGCCTGAAAATAGCGAAGGGGCAAGAACAAAGTTGATAGCGAATGATCTGCTGATTTCAATTACTGGCGATGTCGGCAATTTGGGTTTGATACCGGAAGGCTTTGGAGATGCTTATATCAATCAGCATACCTGTCTGTTGCGTTTCATGCCCGAATGCCAGAATTTATTTTTTCCTGAAGTCATGCGAAGCCCATTAGCACGTTATCAATTTGATGCACCGCAGCGAGGAATCAAAAACAGTTTCAGGCTCGGTGATGTTGGGGAGATGATTATCCCTATTCCGCCTTTTACCGAGCAAAAGCGCATAGTGGCAAAGATCAAGGAACTTATGTCACTTTGCAACACCCTGAAATCCCAAATCCACCAAACCCAAACCACCCAGCAGCAACTGTCCAGCGCCCTTGTTGAGCAGGCACTGGCCTGA